One window of the Nicotiana tabacum cultivar K326 chromosome 4, ASM71507v2, whole genome shotgun sequence genome contains the following:
- the LOC107831734 gene encoding uncharacterized protein LOC107831734, whose amino-acid sequence MDIGYQRVGNYRRSTDSFWLPHYINKPYARHSVLLLVFFLVLGSYMWTTILDTTTAVNKVLQSRTREFPLNCSSSNLTRTCPVNYYPPDYKIINNKPSSANPRCPHYFHWIHEDLKPWRKTGITKEMVERANRTANFRLVILNGRAYVETYEKGFQTRDVFTLWGILQLLRRYPGKIPDLDLMFDCVDWPVIRSSDFTGDNAPVPPPLFRYCGDSETLDIVFPDWSFWGWAEINIKPWQDLLKDLEKGSKKQKWQDREPYAYWKGNPEVAEKRMELVKCNVSENQEWNARIYVQDWKKEIKQGFKNSDLGNQCHHRYKIYIEGSAWSVSEKYILACDSVALLVKPHYYDFFSRSLMPLVHYWPINENDKCGSIKFAVDWGNSHNKKAQKIGRTASNFIQEDLKMEDVYDYMFHLLNEYAKLLRYKPSVPEKATELCSEIMACQAEGIEKKLMMESMVKGPIDESPCKMRIPFSQLSLDSFMKRKESSIEQVLKLEKEEQKEKT is encoded by the exons ATGGATATTGGATACCAAAGGGTTGGGAATTACAGAAGATCTACAGACTCATTTTGGCTTCCACATTACATCAACAAGCCCTACGCAAGACATTCTGTTCTTTTATTGGTCTTCTTTCTCGTACTAGGTTCATACATGTGGACAACGATTCTCGACACAACCACAGCC GTAAACAAAGTATTGCAAAGTAGGACACGAGAATTTCCACTCAACTGTTCATCTAGTAACCTCACAAGAACATGTCCAGTAAATTACTACCCACCAGATTACAAAATCATTAACAACAAACCTTCATCGGCCAATCCTAGATGTCCACATTACTTCCATTGGATACACGAAGATTTAAAGCCGTGGAGGAAAACAGGAATAACGAAAGAAATGGTCGAAAGGGCCAACAGGACTGCCAATTTCAGACTTGTAATTTTGAATGGACGGGCTTATGTAGAAACATATGAGAAGGGGTTTCAAACTAGAGATGTTTTTACATTATGGGGCATTCTTCAGTTGTTACGAAGGTACCCTGGAAAAATTCCTGATCTTGATTTAATGTTTGATTGTGTCGATTGGCCGGTCATAAGATCAAGTGATTTTACTGGAGATAATGCACCAGTTCCACCACCTTTGTTTCGATATTGTGGAGATAGTGAAACGTTGGATATTGTTTTTCCTGATTGGTCTTTTTGGGGATG gGCTGAAATCAATATAAAGCCATGGCAAGACTTGTTAAAGGATCTTGAAAAAGGGAGTAAGAAGCAGAAATGGCAGGATAGGGAACCGTATGCTTACTGGAAAGGCAATCCGGAAGTCGCTGAGAAGAGAATGGAGCTCGTTAAGTGCAATGTCTCTGAAAATCAGGAGTGGAATGCTCGCATTTATGTCCAG GATTGGAAGAAAGAGATAAAGCAAGGATTCAAGAATTCTGACTTAGGAAACCAATGTCACCATAG atacaaaatatatattgaaGGATCTGCATGGTCTGTTAGTGAGAAGTATATTCTTGCTTGTGACTCAGTTGCTTTGCTAGTAAAACCCCACTACTATGATTTCTTCTCGAGAAGTTTGATGCCACTAGTCCACTACTGGCCCATAAATGAAAATGACAAGTGTGGATCCATTAAGTTTGCAGTTGATTGGGGCAATAGccacaacaaaaag GCACAAAAAATTGGTAGAACTGCAAGCAATTTTATTCAAGAAGATTTGAAGATGGAGGATGTGTATGATTACATGTTTCATCTCTTAAATGAATATGCTAAGCTGCTTAGATACAAGCCAAGTGTGCCTGAAAAGGCAACTGAACTCTGCTCAGAAATAATGGCATGCCAAGCAGAAGGTATTGAGAAGAAACTAATGATGGAATCGATGGTTAAGGGACCTATTGATGAAAGTCCATGTAAAATGCGTATACCCTTTAGTCAATTGTCTCTTGATTCTTTTATGAAGAGAAAAGAAAGTTCTATAGAACAAGTCCTTAAACTGGAGAAAGAGGAGCAAAAAGAAAAAACGTAG